The DNA window GCCCCCATTGGACAGCAGCAATGACAGAAGAAATCCAAGCCTTACAAAACCACCACACATGGACCTTAATTCCCCCTGATTCCACTCATCGCCCTATTGGATCCAAATGGGTATTTCGCCTCAAACGAAATCCCGATGGCACTATAAATCGCTACAAAGCTCGGTTAGTTGCTCAGGGTTTTCTTCAACGCCCTGGGTTTGATTACTCTCAAACCTTTAGTCCGGTGGTCAAGCCAACCACTATTCGTCTTATTTTCTCTATTGCTATTATGAAAAACTGGCCTCTTAAACAACTCGATGTCAATAATGCCTTCCTAAATGGCACATTGACTGAAACTGTTCTCATGAAACAACCCCCCGGATTTGTCGATCAGCAATTTCCTCATCACTTATGCCTTTTACGCAAGTCTTTATACGGTCTCAAACAAGCTCTCAGAGCTTGGTTCACCGCTCTCCGCACCACGCTGCTTCACTTGGGTTTTGTTAACTCTAGAGCTGACTGCTCACTCTTTATTTACACATCTACTTCCGCTGTTCTTTATTTActggtttatgttgatgatattattcTAACTGGCTCTAGTTTATCTTTAATTCATAGAATTACTGCAGCTCTCGCCCATAAATTCTCTCTCAAAGAGCTTGGTGATCTCtcttattttcttggtattgaagttgttcgCACTACTGCTGGTCTCTTTCTCTGTCAACAGAAGTATATTCATGATATTCTCCACCGTGCTACTATGCTGGATTCTAAACCTGTTGCGACACCCTTACCTTCAAACTTCAGTCTCTCACAATTCTCTGGCACTGCCATATCTGATGCATCCCTCTATCGTCAGCTCGTTGGCGCTCTTCATTACCTGTTTCTTACGCACCCCGATATAAGCTTCGCCATTAACAGACTCGCTCAATATCTCTCTCGTCCTACCACTGCTCATTGGCTCACTCTCAAACGCTTGCTGCGATATCTCAAAGGCACTTGTCATCATGGAATTTTTCTTCCATCGGATTGCTCTCTGAAACTCAGAGCATTCTCTGACTCTGATTGGGCCGGTAACCCTGACGATCGCTCATCTGTCTCCTCTTATATAATTTTTCTGGGTCACAGTCCCATCTCTTGGCGCTCTCGCAAACAACGTGCAATTGCTCGCTCATCTACTGAAGCAGAATACCGCTCCCTTGCTTCTACAGCTTCTGAAGTTCTTTGGATTTCCAGTCTTCTCCATGAATTGCACCTTCCTATCCTTGCTCGGCCTGCTCTTTACTGTGACAACCTTGGTGCCAcgcatctcaatctcaatcctGTCATGCACTCCCGAATGAAACATATAGCCATTGATCTACATTTCCTACGTGATCTCGTCAACAAGAAAGCTATTTCTGTGCAGCACATTGACACTCACAATCAACTCGCAGATATTCTCACGAAATCCCTTCCGCGATCACGCTTCTCTGCTATCAGGTTCAAGATCAGCATCCGCGATGGATCCTTGATCTTGCGGGGGCATAAAGAGAATACTCATTCTCAGTCCAAGTCAAACACTATGGAGCCCATTCACAACAGCTAGCTATCATTTGTAATCATTTATCAATGGAGCCGCTAGCTATCATTTGTAATCATTTGTTATTTATAatcatttgtttatttgttaccGTTGTAGTTCTTTTCTGTACATATACTCAAACCGTGCTCTATTGTAAATTAAGCAAAGCAATCAATTCCAAACTCTTTTATGTAGAAAGTGCCCAATACACAGGACATAGTCAATGGGTGCCTTCATGCCTTTGTTATGAATAATTTCTCCTAAAATACAATCAATTGTTGCACCCTGCCCAAATTTTAAAACATCAAACAGGGATGTCAAAAATGTGTTTCTGATAAATTATGCAAGGATATCAAATTCGGGATAATCGATAATACGATACCTTCGTACCACCAACTGCCCGAAACCCAATCCAATTCATTGTTGAGCACTTGAGCTTTCTTGCATTGCTGTCATCCACTCCCCGGTTCCCAATTCATTGTTGAGCATTTGAGCTTTCTGGCATTGCTGTCATCTACTCTCCGGTTCCCAATTCATTTTGTTGAGTTTTCTGCGTTGATGTTATCCACTCTCCGGTTGTAACACTAACTGGCTGTTTGGTGAAGCCGATCCGGGAGCGGATCTCATTTTCTGCTGCCAGCCAGATGCCATAATCTCCAAATTGATTTATGGTGATTGATTGATTAACTTGACCAGTAACTTTAGTTGTTGACCAAATTCAGATTATGGTGATTGATTGATTGGgactgtaatatatatatagacgatGGAGTGATGAGAATCTAATCAATTAATGAAAAAGTATTTTTTACCGATTAAGCAAACAAATAACAAGTTGTTAAATGGTGTTCAACATTGAATGCCACTGCCCTCAACAGAAAAATTACCAGTAATAACTAACAGTAACAATTTTTCAACTTCAATAATGTCGGTTATAAGAAAAGGcgtattctttttctttgtttaaattttattgtAGAAAAATTCGAAAGGGAGGACAAGAAGTAGTTGGGGACCCTCGTGAAATTTCGAAAtcacccttttctttccatGCATTTTGAAAAGCTAGGAACGCCCAAACATGTCTTTTGCCGtccataatattattaattacatATGTACTTAATTCTTCTaaataacaaatatatatatatatgggaaattttatttacaccacataaactactaagtttacacgactttttgattttttttatttacatatatatccttatttggaattacaaatataccctttattaaaaataaatattaaatatgtatttACATATTATACTAGAAACCTATAAGTTTACACAcctataagtttacacacaaattctCTCGAAAAAGAGATATAATTCTATAGGCCAAAAACTTTTCAACGCAATATTTATTGAAGAAGTGTTGAAGATGGAAGATAATGATTCACAGAAGGATTATAAGAATGACTATCAGCTTCAACAACTTGAAAAGAACATTGTCGACTATACAAAGAATGATGATGGTGTAGAGGTAAGTTTTTTAGTGTTTGTCTCATATACGAAACGATCAACAAATACCCTCTGATTATTTGTTTAATCCAATTTTATGAATCTATTGTCTTATGCATATTGATGTGAGATTCCGAACCACTAAAATTATAGCGATTCAAAACTCAGTTTATACTCGCATATGCATGAATCAATAGCAGTATGGcttagcaaatacgagtgtcgaatccacgaggattgaggtatttatatatgtttgaaactCTCCCCAACCTCCTACGGTTtctttcaataataataaacgCGTAAACCTCAAAGGAAACTTCTAAAACAAGTTGAACTTTTAATTCTCGGATTTTATTCTGTCGAGTAGCTGTTGAGCGCCTATTGAGCATCTGTTGAGCGCTAGCTGCTGGTCAATATTGTGACATCTTTGCTCGAGCATGGGTTGAGCAGCTGTTGAGCGTAAGGagctaaaaaaacacaaaaaatataatttatgtaaaattcgatcttatttcgataaacaaaacgtcaattcaacctaaaaacATAAGCAAAAAGGTGTATAATAATATGCGCATCACATATCAATATCATCTTACCAATTTCAAAGTCAATTAACACTTTTAATGAGGTGTGAACTTAACATTTTGTTaatcataattttaaaaattaagggtagtttaggatatccattaaatatttggtgtaaacttatcaaatatggatgtaaacttataaggtaaaaaaaatgatgtaaacttagtagtttatgtggtgtaaataaaatttccctatatatatatatatatataatataatataaagagAGATCATGGCATGATAATATAATGCCAAACAGGTAATGCAGCAATTAAGGTTACTTTTGGATAATTATTTTCTGATTTATTAATATATAGGGCCCATTTGGTGAATCGGGCCCAGAAGCGGGTCAGTTAGCGGGCTCGCTTCACcaaacaataaaatttattggGCAATTCCTCGCGTAAAACGGGGTGGAACCGCCTACAAATGGAGCTTATTCTGGAGCGGACCTGAAAAGAGGCATGGGTCCCACGCCTTTTTGTGTGGGACCCATGCCAAAagttacttttttatttttaaaaatttttttgttgtggaTCCATGCCTTTTTACATGGGACCCACGTCAAaacatattattaatattaaatatattttaaaaaatgcatatttatatgaattttgaattgttGATTGTCAATGAGATTTATGGGGTGAATTCCCTAAAATATCTTATCGATAATCTTGTAGATTTTCTTTCTGATCGGTGATGAGTATTGATCCATACTCTCAAAATGTTTTGGTCACTTAGAATTCTTGAGGTCATCCTTTTCTTCATTTGAGGGGTGTTTTTGGTTTTATAAGGACTCCATGCACACATCATACTATGTCCTTTTCATTGGACTGTCAACATTACCCCTTATTTATGTGGAGTGAATCATAAACTGTTTACCCATATGAGATTGAGAAGTTGCAGAGCCTGGACACATTGTTTCCCCAAGTGAATGCCTTTTATGGGTCATCAACGCTTGAGTTGGGAACTTTAAACAGCTTGAAGTCCATGGATTTATCTAACAACATGTTCATTGGGGAGATACCGGTTGCTTTTGTGGACCTGAAAAACTTTACCCTGTTGAATCTATTTCGAAACAAGCTTGGGGCCAAGGAACTAATTGAACGTCtgcagaggcttcaaaatgcCGCAAAAGAGGAGGCGAACAATGGATGAGAAGGGATCAGACGAGGCAAGGTTGTAGGACTTGTCCCCTGAGGAGGAGGTAGACAAGGAATCAAGCCGGAGAGGAGCAAGAGTTGTAGGTTTGTACATGGGGTGTaggtggaaaaataaaaaaaaataaacagtaactcataattttttaattttaattgagaTTTATTTAGATGAGGGTGTATAATAAATAATGAGGTGGAAGTAAGGGTCATCTCAAAGTGACCACCCATATACAAACCTTTGTTATAAAgtgaatgagagagagagatgcgcAGTGAAGTGAAGTTGTtcatctatacatacatatatatgtatgtatatgtgtagaaCAATGTGGAGCCCACAATGATCGTACAAGGAGACAGGATACAGAAGAGATCCAACAGTACATATTTGTTGATTGAAATGACATTTCAAGATGCACACTTTgactgctctctctctcttctctcaagTCATCAGTGATGACAACCAATCACATCCATTCCTTTCTATCCATACTCTACCTAGCTAATAGTAGGttgtgtgtatttagtaaaacatTGTGTGCATTTAGCAATTAGCCTCAAAAATTCGAGTTTTTTACCCAAATGACACCCTGACACATAATATGTCTCAATATAACACCCGAGtgaaaatatttaccaaaataacaCTATACGCCACTGTCAGTGACGTGTTCTTCATATGTTTTGAACGATCACGCCATCTCTGATGGAGTGATACCTGTTGCTTTATAAAGGTCACGCCAACAAGGTTGGCgtgaccattttttttttttttaaaaaaaaaaaaattgactttgTAAAGGTCACACCAACAAGGTTGGcgtgacctttttttttttttaaaaaaaatagcttTGTAAAGGTCACGCCAACAAGGTTGGCgtgaccttaaaaaaaaaaaaaaaactagtcacGCCGTTAGTAACGGCGTGACTAGTTAATATCTTCTCACCCACCACACACAATCAACCCCAGCCACACACTAAATCATCTTGTCTCCCGTTTTCTCCTCCCCACCCGTACCACACACAAGCTGCAGGAAGCCTCCGACCAGTGAGAGAAGCACCACCAACGACCGGCTACAGCAACTCTGATCCGTGGAGTAGCCACCACACCCTGCCGGACTGCCGATCCGTGAAGGTGGTGTACGTGCACACCCACACCCGTGTGAGATCAACAAGAGAGGTGAGAGagattataaattttgtttcccAGTTTAGGTAGCATGGTTTAAGGATATATGTTTATTGATGGGTCTGCATcatgaaaatgatatatgtttatGGATATATGTTTATTGGTGGCTCAAATTTGTATATGTGGTATTTCTGTATATGTTTATGGATATGATTATGAAGTTTTGTTACAATGGATATGcttatattaaaatatatagaaTTGAAAATAAGGTTTTAAAATGTTGGACAAAATACACAATAGTTGTTTGTTTTATGACACAATTATTATAATCTCATGTAGATTACAGAACATAATGGCGTCAAATTGGAATCGAAATGCAAACTTCCAGTTTGCGGATGATTCTGATAATGACGAAATGCAAACTTCCAGTTCGTATCAGCATTTCTCACCATCCGTGAACCTAAATTTAATCCCAGAAATGTGTCATAATGAAGATGATAGTCAGTTTGAGGGTGCAATTGCTAATAATGATGCGGAGTTGGTAGAACAACAGGAAATTGAGTTTGATTCTAGCGATGATGAGGAGGGTGATGGAAACGTGGGGGTCAATATTGAGACAACCACCGGGGATCAGGGGAGGTATCTAAATGTAGTTGATCAAGTTTTACAATTGGGGCATATGAAAGCACATATGCCCCAGTTTTTAGTCCGATACCCGACAAGACATGTTGGCCTGATTATTTAGGACCGATGGTTGTCGTTGATGATGCACAACGAAGGAAAAGGGAAGGTCGTCCCAAGTCAACTAGGCTTAGGAATGATATGGATGCATGGGAAGGTCGCACTGCAAACAAGTGTAGCGTGTGTGGGCAACGAGGACATAACAAGAAATTTCACACAAATTTGGGACAAAGTAAAGTATCTTTTTTatgaataagttttttttttatatttataaataatataaaaatatataaaaatatcttcatatttttaacatatttataaACGCAGGTTCAAGGAGCTGACGGATGGCGCGGACACAGGGTGGAGGATCATCGAGTCATGCTAGAGTACCCGGTGTCCGCATTACTAGGGAGTCTCATCCTGGTCCAGACAATCAATCTGTTCTTCATATGCAGTCAAACCATCGTTCGGAAAACATTTGGCGTGGACAGGTATATTACAATAAATACATTGAAACTTATGTTTAACTATCTATGTGCTTTATTGGGATTGAGGGTCGATGGACTAGCTGTCACTGGTAGCAGTATATATGAGTGGGATGATGTGATGATGCAATTACTTGGTAGAGTGGCGAATACTGAAGATAGGGATGGTGCATCTTTGTCGTTATCCTGGTTGGTGTTGAACTTTGGTGAACACAATCCTCCAGCAGAGGATGCTCCTGAGGTGGTGTTGCAACAGTATGCCAGGGCTTATATATTAGCCATGTTCGGGAGTATTCTATTCCCATCTACTATGGGGGATAGCATTCCACTCATTTTTCTACCACTTTTAGCTAACCTTCAGGAGACTAGCTCGTATAGTTGGGGAGGAGCAGTACTTGCATGCTTATATCGCAATCTTTGCAGAGGATGTTTGAGTTATACTCGTACGATAGGTGGTTGTAGCCTATTACTTCAGGTAACATTACTTTATTGaaatttaattataacaataaaaagcatattttttttaatattatataattttttttctagttATGGTCGTGGGAGAGGTTGCATGTATGTCGACCACAAATGGATACTGGGGCACCACCTATATTTGTTCCAGACGAGCCACCCCGTCCACTTGGTGCcaggtaattttttaaaaaatatgtgtatAAAGTAGCTAACATTTTGTGAAATATTGTAGCTAACATTTTACTAATTCTtatttttacatatttgtaGTTGGCATGGACGACGTACATATAGAAGAAATCCAAAGCAAGTCCTTATATTTGCTAGAGATGAGCTGGATCAGCAAGAACCTAACCAGGTACAGTGGATGCCTTATACACCAGGGAGATTGGCAAATGCACCAGTAATATGTATTGATGGTAGCAGAATCTGGAGAGCTGtagtgcctttgatttgctttgAGATTGTGGAGTTTCAATTCCCAGATCGTGTTATGAGACAATTTGGTATATCACAGCATATGCCGACTCCAGTGGATACGAATGATACTTTACATAATCTAAATAGGAGAGGGCGGGATAATGTCGATTGGGTGGTCAAAAACGCTACATGGTTGGCATATTGGGATGATAAACTAGCTCATATCGCGCAGGAGCGATTCCCTCGCACGAGCGTTGGCGAGTATATGCATTGGTATTACTCGATCACCCGACGGATTATTAGTGCTCCATCGACTGATAGGCCACAAACAAATTTGGCTTATGCACAACGGGGGAGTCGAATACGACGAGTGGTAAGTACGTCgacattttcatattttatttatgtaaGTTATATTATATTGTAATGTAATAAACATCAATGCAGGCTGCTTTGGCATTAGAGGGAGCAAAAAAGGCTGTTTTTGCATTGCGTGATGCTCTTAATGACTCTACTGTTGCCATTGCAAATAATTGGTTGGGAAATTGTGTGACATTCTAGACGAGGTTGGTGAGGGACATCAATTTGAAGAAGTTATAGGCTCTGATGTTCAAGCTACGCCCCAACATGGTGGTAGATATCCTCTTGGTCAATCACACAGACGTGGTCACATTTCCCGGGCAACTGACTTTACCGTGCATCCATCCCAGTTGACGCAAGATGATGTTGGTCCATCCACTACTCCTACTGATTGGAGTAGGCACAGGAATATATGATTTCTCTAGTTTGCTTGAACCATATAACtatttatgtgtttatttttcatatgtctTTATGATGTATAGTTCGtatttgatgaaatattttgctggatatggatttctggatATGTATCTGTATTTTTGGcatgttggttttttttccttttttttccctgtgtTTGTTGATCACGCCAACATGGTTGGCGTGACCGAAGAAAAATGGATGATCACGCCAACAATGTTGGCGTGATCCAAAATATGTATTGGTCACTCCATTGCCAATGGAGTGACCAGTACATATTAGATCCAAAAATATACAAAGAACACGCCACTGACAGTAGCGTGTAGTGCTATTTTGGCAAATATTTTCACTCGGGTGTTATATTGAGACATATTATGTATCAGAGTGTCATTTGGGTAAAAAACTCCAAAAATTCTACATAAACTGATAAAAGTAATAAGTCCAAAATCATAGAACACGAGGGGTAACAACCAATGACTGAGGAAATCAAAGTACATCATCAAGGCCACTTGTCAATTCCATTTACGACAATAGGGGCAACTACAATAGtgatttttgttgggccaacaacaATATTGATCCGGTCTCATTTCTATTACACAAAaggtcaagtcaaacacgtattctaatacagtcacatcagtaaaacataaatttatatacattttctttcccacccaacatggaggccaataaTAATTCATTTCTCCGTATTATCCACtacaaaattacaccaaaacaccaAATACTAATACATCTACTTtagcaaaacacttctcccaatacagccacataaacaaaacacgttttacaatacagccacatcaacaaaagacaacgtCTTTGTTGGCCTAATAACACTTTACCGTTGCAAGTGTCCTAATGATGGTATTTGGATCAGCATAAAGCTTCTCCAAGGGTTCTCTTAACTCTGGGGGAAATTTAAGCTCCATATCTCTCATTTGACCCCCTCTTCTGCCAAGGATGTCCCCAGGTTCAGTCAAAGTTGCACTATATCCCCTTAGAGAGGATGTGACAGTAAGGTTTatgttcttaatttctttttaaattccTCGAAATTATTTGTCTAAAACTTCATGAAATGCCTAAGGAAGTTTATAAGAAGTCGTGCCTAGTGATATTGCTACATTGGGCATAGTAAAATGGAACATACCAGTATGCATGAGCAATTGATTACTTTTTGCAAATAACAATCAACTGCTGCTCACTTTGATTGGAAGAACAGGTGGAATCTTGTCGTTAGTTGAGCTTCAAGAATGGTATCATTTAGCTCACCGCATAAATAAAAACGTctgaattagaaaataaaataaagcaaaaaacGAAGGAAGATCTTACTGCTGTAAATGAAACACAGATTATTAGAATATGTGAATGGAAAAAATGCGACAATGAAAATAGCCAAAAAGTGGCCCCACCTCTGTCCCAACTTTCGATTGGCTAGAAGGAGAAAACAACTCGACGGAATGTGACGATTAAAATAGCGAAACTAAGCAATTCGATATTCTTATTTGATTTGAACCGACCCCAACCAATCAATCACAAAACTCATATAAAGAAGAATCAAAGAAATATTGTGAGCAGTGAAATCAAATGAGGATAATAAACGTTTAATCTGAAGTCCTAATGAAAGAGAATATGTTCTTTGTCATACTTTGGAGTTCGTTGAAGGATTAGGGGTTCTCaaattcttaaaaaatttgAGAGTCTCAAATTTCAATCTAAAGTTTGTAATTTTACCACATCATCACATATAAAAAGTAATTTTACACTTGTCTCtatatttgtttctctctccCATTCAAAAACCTCTCATACAAGTTTGTAAATATAAATTCATATCTTCATCATTGGATAAAACCTTATCTGGCAAAACTACATCCTGTAGATTGGAATTTGAGACTcaaattttttaagaatttGAGAGCCCCCTAATCCCGTCGAAGACTTTTTTCTCCGATAATGGCGGCTATATGGGCTACAttgttttaaaattataatCTAGGGAGTACATTGTCCCAGAAagataaaaaacaaattaaagatgGGTTGCTCTGAGCCCAATGGATTTAACAAGAATAACGAgctaaaaagataaaagctcaATATAAGCTAAATGAAAGCCTAGAGCTTTAGAAGCCCAAAAAGATAAGTGCACGAACACTTCTTGAAGTTTATTGATGCTGAACGAAAAACATAGACAAGACGAAGGTGAATCGCAGACCAGATATCTTAACATCACCCCTCAAGTTAAGCATGTTCAACTTGATTGATCATATTGAACTCGACTGAGATGGTCTGCAATCAATGAGCTAGAACTGGCTTATTGAAGATGTCTCCTAGCTGTTCTGAGGTAAGACAACTTCGTAAGCCCTTCTTAAATCTTGTCATACGTAAAATGTAGATCAATTTCTATATGTTTTGCTTGTTCATGGAAAACTGGGTTGTTTCTTTGACTTCCATGATATTAAGAATTGACCCAACTTCACACAGTAGATCCAGTAACTGATCTTATTGTGTTTGTGCAAGAAGCCCAGTCAGAATCACAATAAGCTTGAACTTGCAATTGGTTAGTACTAGGGTAGAAGAGACCTTTATTTGTGGTTCCTTTTAGATATCTAACTATCCTATTTACTGCAGTAAGATGTTCTTAAGTTGGATTTGCCATAAATTGACTTAGTGTGTTggtgtatgggccaaaaaccgTTGGATCTAAAGTATTTGAGTACACAGTCCGAGCTCTGGCCTGGGCCCTAAGTTGTTTCAAGTACAGAGATGCATCCGACGGGCTATCTGGCCTAAGTACTGGGTAAAGCCCAAAGCCCATATCCAGATGTGGTGCAAACCCAACTAAAGGCCACGATATCCTGTATGCATCAGAATGGGCCACGGGCCCAAATACGGCCCAACAAGGAAGCTCGTCCGTACGGTCAACACGTGCTGACCACGTGAGAGGaaaacactataaatagaggaggggTCCTCCACATTAACTCTCTCAACTACctggtatctctctctctctctatctaaaAGCCTCtcacttctctcacttaaaCACCTCCCaccgttgactgacttgaccgtcGGAGCTTGTTCGGCCGACACCACACCGGTGTCCAAGTTTGACGGTCAACCCTCTTTTGATCTTGCAGGGTTGTCATAGGCCTCGATCGACGAcaacaaattgattgtagattttagcGTCTACAATTTGGCGCCCACTGTG is part of the Tripterygium wilfordii isolate XIE 37 chromosome 7, ASM1340144v1, whole genome shotgun sequence genome and encodes:
- the LOC120002641 gene encoding serine/threonine-protein phosphatase 7 long form homolog, which translates into the protein MVVVDDAQRRKREGRPKSTRLRNDMDAWEGRTANKCSVQGADGWRGHRVEDHRVMLEYPVSALLGSLILVQTINLFFICSQTIVRKTFGVDRYITINTLKLMFNYLCALLGLRVDGLAVTGSSIYEWDDVMMQLLGRVANTEDRDGASLSLSWLVLNFGEHNPPAEDAPEVVLQQYARAYILAMFGSILFPSTMGDSIPLIFLPLLANLQETSSYSWGGAVLACLYRNLCRGCLSYTRTIGGCSLLLQLWSWERLHVCRPQMDTGAPPIFVPDEPPRPLGASWHGRRTYRRNPKQVLIFARDELDQQEPNQVQWMPYTPGRLANAPVICIDGSRIWRAVVPLICFEIVEFQFPDRVMRQFGISQHMPTPVDTNDTLHNLNRRGRDNVDWVVKNATWLAYWDDKLAHIAQERFPRTSVGEYMHWYYSITRRIISAPSTDRPQTNLAYAQRGSRIRRVAALALEGAKKAVFALRDALNDSTVAIANNCSYLMKYFAGYGFLDMYLYFWHVGFFSFFFPVFVDHANMVGVTEEKWMITPTMLA